Proteins encoded together in one Neisseria lactamica window:
- the ileS gene encoding isoleucine--tRNA ligase, protein MTDYSKTVNLLESPFPMRGNLAKREPAWLKSWYEQKRYQKLREIAKGRPKFILHDGPPYANGDIHIGHAVNKILKDIIIRSKTQAGFDAPYVPGWDCHGLPIEVMVEKLHGKDMPKARFRELCREYAAEQVARQKKDFIRLGVLGDWDKPYLTMDFKTEADTVRMLGEIYKSGYLYRGAKPVQFCLDCGSSLAEAEVEYKDKVSPAIDVAYPFKDTAALAAAFGLAGIEGKAFAVIWTTTPWTLPASQAVSAGADVVYQLIDTPKGKLVLAKDLAEDALKRYGFSDGIAILAETTGNKLENLHMNHPFLERDIPMLNGDHVTTDAGTGLVHTAPAHGLEDYAVCNKYGIGLYNPVNAEGKYISETPRVAGMRVWEANPVILQWLEETGNLLASSKIEHSYAHCWRHKTPLIYRATGQWFIGMDKAGADGKTLRDKAIKAVDDTEFFPSWGRARLEAMIEGRPDWVVSRQRYWGTPMTFFVHKETGELHPNSAELLEKVAQKIEEKGIEAWFSLDKSELLSTEDCEHYDKLSDTMDVWFDSGSTHYSVLKQREELEWPADLYLEGSDQHRGWFQSSMLTGCASSMGRAPYKQLLTHGFVVDQNGRKMSKSIGNVVAPQEVYNEFGADILRLWAASTDYSGELAISKEILKRVTESYRRIRNTLSFLFANLSDFNPIEDAVQQADMVEIDRYAVVLARRLQERVAGDFYPRYTFHFAVKDIVSFCSEDLGAFYLDILKDRLYTTQADSRARRSAQTALYHITRSLVLLIAPILCFTGEEAWDIIGGGEEDSVLFHTWHEFPTINEKAEAELVKKWTAIRKAREAVTAAIEPLRADKTVGSSLQAEAEITAPEEMAGYLNALGEELRFAMLVSKAEVKVGDELAVAAKAGSGEKCERCWHYTRDVGAVAGYETVCKRCAENVGGEGETRHYA, encoded by the coding sequence ATGACCGATTACAGTAAAACCGTAAACCTGCTCGAAAGCCCGTTTCCGATGCGCGGCAATCTTGCCAAGCGCGAGCCTGCATGGCTGAAAAGCTGGTACGAGCAAAAACGCTACCAAAAACTGCGCGAAATCGCCAAAGGCCGTCCGAAGTTCATCCTGCACGACGGCCCGCCGTATGCCAACGGCGACATCCACATCGGTCATGCCGTCAACAAAATTCTCAAAGACATCATTATCCGCAGCAAAACCCAAGCCGGTTTTGACGCGCCTTATGTGCCGGGTTGGGACTGTCACGGTTTGCCTATCGAAGTGATGGTAGAAAAGCTGCACGGCAAAGACATGCCCAAAGCGCGTTTCCGCGAATTGTGCCGCGAATACGCCGCCGAACAAGTTGCCCGTCAGAAAAAAGACTTTATCCGTCTGGGCGTGTTGGGCGATTGGGACAAGCCCTACCTGACCATGGATTTCAAAACCGAAGCAGATACCGTGCGTATGCTCGGCGAAATCTACAAATCGGGCTATCTCTACCGGGGCGCGAAACCGGTTCAATTCTGCTTGGACTGCGGTTCTTCGCTGGCGGAAGCGGAAGTGGAATACAAAGACAAAGTATCGCCTGCGATTGACGTTGCCTATCCGTTTAAAGACACTGCCGCGCTTGCCGCCGCATTCGGTTTGGCAGGTATCGAAGGCAAAGCGTTTGCCGTTATCTGGACGACCACGCCTTGGACGCTGCCGGCGAGCCAAGCCGTGTCGGCCGGGGCGGACGTGGTGTATCAATTAATCGATACGCCCAAAGGCAAATTGGTGCTGGCGAAAGATTTGGCGGAAGACGCTTTGAAACGCTACGGCTTTTCAGACGGCATCGCTATCCTTGCCGAAACCACCGGCAACAAGCTGGAAAACCTGCACATGAACCATCCGTTTTTGGAACGCGATATTCCTATGCTCAACGGCGACCACGTTACCACCGATGCCGGTACCGGCTTGGTGCACACCGCTCCCGCGCACGGTTTGGAAGACTACGCCGTCTGCAACAAATACGGCATCGGGCTTTACAACCCCGTCAACGCCGAGGGCAAATACATTAGCGAAACGCCGCGCGTTGCCGGTATGCGTGTTTGGGAGGCGAACCCTGTCATCCTGCAATGGCTGGAAGAAACCGGCAACCTCTTGGCAAGCAGCAAAATCGAACACAGCTACGCGCACTGCTGGCGGCACAAAACGCCGCTGATTTACCGCGCGACCGGACAATGGTTTATCGGTATGGACAAAGCCGGTGCCGACGGCAAAACCCTGCGCGACAAAGCCATCAAAGCCGTTGACGATACCGAGTTTTTCCCGTCTTGGGGGCGCGCGCGTTTGGAAGCGATGATTGAAGGCCGTCCCGACTGGGTGGTTTCACGCCAACGTTACTGGGGCACGCCGATGACTTTCTTTGTTCACAAAGAAACCGGTGAACTGCATCCGAACTCTGCCGAGTTGTTGGAAAAAGTTGCCCAAAAAATCGAAGAAAAAGGCATCGAAGCGTGGTTCTCTCTTGATAAGAGCGAACTCTTGAGCACGGAAGATTGCGAACATTACGACAAACTTTCCGATACGATGGACGTATGGTTCGACTCCGGCTCGACCCATTATTCCGTCTTGAAACAACGCGAAGAATTGGAATGGCCGGCGGATTTGTATCTCGAAGGCAGCGACCAGCACCGGGGCTGGTTCCAATCGTCTATGCTGACCGGCTGTGCCTCATCAATGGGTCGCGCGCCGTACAAACAGCTTCTGACCCACGGTTTCGTGGTGGATCAAAACGGGCGCAAAATGTCGAAATCCATCGGCAACGTCGTCGCGCCGCAAGAAGTGTATAACGAGTTCGGCGCGGACATCCTGCGCCTGTGGGCGGCATCCACCGATTACAGCGGCGAATTGGCGATTTCCAAAGAAATCCTCAAACGCGTAACCGAAAGCTACCGCCGTATCCGCAACACCTTGAGCTTTCTGTTTGCCAACTTGAGCGATTTCAATCCTATTGAAGATGCCGTGCAACAGGCGGATATGGTGGAAATCGACCGCTACGCCGTGGTATTGGCGAGGCGGCTGCAAGAACGCGTTGCCGGTGATTTTTATCCGCGTTATACCTTCCACTTCGCCGTAAAAGACATTGTTTCTTTCTGCTCGGAAGACTTGGGCGCGTTCTACCTTGATATTCTCAAAGACCGCCTCTACACCACCCAAGCCGACAGCCGCGCCCGCCGCAGCGCACAAACTGCCCTGTACCACATCACACGCAGTTTGGTTCTCTTGATTGCACCGATTTTGTGCTTCACCGGCGAAGAAGCGTGGGACATCATCGGCGGCGGCGAAGAAGACAGCGTCCTCTTCCACACTTGGCACGAGTTCCCGACCATCAACGAAAAGGCCGAAGCCGAACTGGTGAAAAAATGGACGGCAATCCGCAAAGCGCGCGAAGCCGTTACCGCCGCCATCGAGCCTTTGCGCGCCGACAAAACCGTCGGTTCGTCCTTGCAAGCCGAAGCCGAAATCACCGCGCCGGAAGAAATGGCCGGCTACCTGAACGCCTTGGGCGAAGAATTGCGCTTTGCCATGCTGGTGTCTAAAGCAGAAGTGAAAGTCGGTGATGAACTTGCCGTTGCCGCCAAAGCCGGCAGCGGCGAAAAATGCGAACGCTGCTGGCACTACACCCGCGATGTGGGCGCGGTTGCAGGCTATGAAACCGTCTGCAAACGCTGTGCAGAGAATGTCGGCGGAGAAGGCGAAACGCGCCATTACGCCTGA
- a CDS encoding IgG-binding virulence factor TspB family protein — MLFELTAVGCNAANIGWESRLFDFLTNAIRPKITRVDIAKDFFNGEYSPNQAREDRNKGLFTCHHVKPKGECLGSDWEEEDEAKMTRGKTYGIGSRESSKYVRIYEKGKQLGDKTSIWTRFEIEFNSYWEKNRHNPDIVNFKNYNFSRCYFDWNGGSCTVGEDINDARSFISFSLRRNTKYKEEMDAKKLEEILALKVDANPDKYIQATGYPGYSEKVEVAPGTKVNMGPVTDRNGNPVQVVATFGRDAQGNNTVDVQVVPRPDLTPGSAEAPNVRPLPEVSPAENPANNPNPNEHPGTRPNPEPDPDLNPDANPDTDVQPGTSPDSPAVPGRTNGRDGKERKEGEDGGFLCKYFPKILACQEMGKPSDGMFDDIRIPQVTDDKTWSSDNFLPSNGVCPQPKTFHVFGRQYQASYEPLCVFAEKIRFAVLLAFIIMSAFVVFGSLRGK; from the coding sequence ATGCTTTTTGAATTGACGGCGGTAGGCTGCAATGCTGCAAATATTGGATGGGAATCAAGGCTTTTTGATTTTCTGACAAATGCGATTCGTCCAAAAATAACGCGCGTTGACATCGCAAAAGACTTTTTCAACGGAGAGTACAGCCCGAATCAGGCAAGAGAAGACCGCAACAAAGGTTTGTTTACGTGCCATCACGTTAAACCGAAGGGCGAGTGCCTAGGCTCTGACTGGGAGGAAGAAGACGAAGCCAAAATGACGAGGGGTAAAACCTACGGCATAGGTTCGCGTGAGTCTTCAAAATATGTACGAATCTATGAAAAAGGCAAGCAGCTTGGCGATAAAACAAGCATTTGGACGCGCTTTGAAATCGAATTCAATTCGTATTGGGAAAAGAATAGGCATAATCCTGATATTGTTAATTTTAAAAATTACAATTTTAGCCGTTGTTATTTCGACTGGAACGGCGGTAGTTGCACTGTCGGTGAAGATATAAATGACGCAAGATCTTTCATCAGTTTTTCCCTTAGACGCAATACAAAATACAAAGAAGAAATGGATGCCAAAAAGCTGGAAGAGATTTTGGCTTTAAAAGTCGATGCCAATCCCGACAAATATATACAGGCAACCGGATATCCCGGTTATTCCGAAAAAGTAGAAGTTGCACCCGGAACAAAAGTGAATATGGGGCCCGTCACGGACAGGAACGGGAATCCCGTTCAAGTTGTCGCAACATTCGGCAGGGATGCGCAAGGCAATAACACGGTCGATGTTCAAGTAGTCCCGCGTCCCGATCTCACACCCGGAAGCGCGGAAGCCCCTAATGTCCGCCCGCTGCCCGAAGTATCGCCCGCCGAAAACCCTGCAAACAACCCGAACCCCAATGAGCACCCCGGCACGCGCCCCAACCCCGAACCCGACCCCGATTTGAATCCCGATGCAAATCCCGATACGGACGTACAGCCCGGCACAAGCCCCGATTCCCCCGCCGTTCCGGGGCGCACAAACGGCAGGGACGGCAAAGAAAGGAAAGAAGGCGAAGACGGTGGTTTTTTATGCAAGTATTTTCCGAAAATCCTAGCCTGTCAGGAGATGGGCAAACCTTCAGACGGCATGTTTGACGATATAAGAATACCGCAGGTTACAGACGATAAAACATGGTCTTCAGATAACTTTTTACCGTCTAACGGCGTATGTCCGCAGCCGAAAACCTTTCATGTTTTCGGTAGGCAATATCAGGCAAGCTATGAGCCGTTATGCGTGTTTGCGGAAAAAATCCGATTTGCCGTACTGCTCGCCTTTATCATTATGTCGGCTTTTGTCGTTTTCGGTTCGTTGAGGGGGAAATAA
- a CDS encoding DUF2523 domain-containing protein translates to MPLLAGLIPLLGILLKMLIVRIIIATGMTFVTYAGYLIALNKFKDYTANAINSMPSDILNLLLISGFGQGLGYLFGAFSFFIGMHALKKLTFVFPR, encoded by the coding sequence ATGCCATTGCTCGCCGGTCTCATTCCACTTTTAGGCATACTCCTGAAAATGCTGATTGTCAGAATCATCATTGCAACGGGTATGACATTTGTAACCTATGCCGGGTATCTCATCGCACTGAACAAGTTCAAGGATTACACGGCCAACGCGATCAATTCCATGCCTTCCGACATATTGAACCTTCTTTTAATTTCGGGATTCGGGCAGGGTTTGGGCTATCTGTTCGGCGCGTTTTCATTCTTTATTGGTATGCACGCATTGAAAAAACTGACGTTTGTCTTTCCGAGATAA
- a CDS encoding zonular occludens toxin domain-containing protein: MIYLFTGNMGTGKTSRVVSMILNNEDGLFKMKLEDGTEVDRPLYFCHIDGLDKRKFNAHELTEEQIMSAPLRDVIPEGAVLIVDEAHYTYPVRAAGRPVPPYIQELTELRHHGHTVILMTQHPSQLDIFVRNLVSKHVHLERKAIGMKQYSWYKCVTSLDNPAGVSGVEVASWKPPKEAFKYYKSASQHQKFKKKVPWAVWALIAIIGFIGWKSYGMFQVYSKNTGGQIEQEAQKESVVQTMTEQTASSETAPFEHSDNLKPEDFVPTLSEKPESKPIYNTVRQVKTFEQIAGCIEGGKSDCTCYSQQGTPLKEITKAMCKDYARNGLPFNPYKDEQQRTEQAAQSAKADKPQVLVMGGKPQVLVMGGKP, encoded by the coding sequence ATGATTTATTTGTTTACGGGAAATATGGGGACGGGCAAAACCTCTCGTGTCGTCTCTATGATTTTGAACAACGAAGACGGATTGTTCAAAATGAAATTGGAAGACGGCACGGAGGTAGACAGGCCGCTTTATTTCTGCCATATCGACGGATTGGACAAACGCAAGTTCAATGCCCACGAACTGACGGAAGAACAAATCATGTCCGCCCCGCTTCGTGATGTCATACCGGAAGGCGCGGTGCTGATTGTTGACGAAGCGCACTACACTTACCCGGTACGCGCGGCAGGCCGTCCCGTTCCGCCCTATATTCAGGAACTGACAGAATTACGCCATCACGGGCATACCGTCATTTTGATGACGCAGCACCCGAGCCAACTTGATATATTTGTCCGCAACCTTGTTTCAAAGCATGTACACCTTGAACGCAAGGCAATCGGCATGAAACAGTATTCTTGGTATAAATGCGTAACCTCGTTGGACAATCCGGCAGGTGTAAGCGGCGTGGAAGTCGCAAGTTGGAAACCGCCTAAAGAAGCCTTCAAATACTATAAATCCGCAAGCCAACACCAAAAGTTTAAGAAAAAAGTACCTTGGGCGGTTTGGGCGTTGATTGCGATTATAGGGTTTATAGGCTGGAAAAGTTACGGTATGTTTCAAGTTTACAGCAAAAACACAGGCGGCCAGATTGAGCAGGAAGCACAAAAAGAAAGCGTTGTGCAGACGATGACGGAGCAGACGGCATCATCAGAGACAGCGCCTTTTGAGCATTCCGACAATCTGAAACCCGAAGACTTTGTGCCGACTTTATCCGAAAAGCCCGAAAGCAAGCCTATTTATAACACAGTCCGACAAGTAAAAACCTTTGAGCAAATCGCAGGATGCATAGAAGGCGGAAAATCAGATTGCACATGTTATTCCCAACAGGGAACGCCCTTGAAGGAAATTACAAAGGCAATGTGCAAAGATTACGCAAGAAACGGCTTACCCTTTAATCCCTACAAGGACGAACAGCAAAGGACGGAACAGGCGGCACAGTCCGCGAAAGCGGACAAGCCCCAAGTTCTCGTAATGGGCGGAAAGCCCCAAGTTCTCGTAATGGGCGGAAAGCCCTAA
- a CDS encoding IS110 family transposase: MRNAVGLDISKLTFDAFAMVGNAEYSAKFDNNSKGLNQFSDWLKSLGCENLHICMEATGNYYEDVADYFAEYYSVYVVNPLKISKYAESRFKRTKTDKQDAKLIAEYCRSAQESELVKRQKPTDEQYRLSRMTSAYTQIKSECAAMKNRYQVAKDEEAAKAYAEIIKAMNEQIEFLKAKIKEQTEKPKCKQGVRRLETIPGIGRMTAAVLFQYLTSLAFETSNKFAAFAGLSPQQKESGTSVRGKGKLTKFGNRKLRAVLFMPAMVAYRIRAFPDFIKRLEAKNKPKKVIIAALMRKLAVLAYHVHKKGEDYDPSRYKSA, translated from the coding sequence ATGCGTAATGCCGTAGGATTGGATATATCAAAGCTGACATTTGACGCATTCGCCATGGTCGGCAATGCCGAATATTCGGCAAAGTTTGACAACAATTCAAAAGGTTTAAATCAGTTTTCGGACTGGTTGAAAAGCTTGGGATGCGAGAATTTGCATATATGCATGGAGGCAACAGGCAACTATTATGAAGACGTTGCCGACTACTTCGCGGAATATTACAGCGTTTACGTAGTGAACCCGCTGAAAATAAGCAAGTATGCAGAAAGCAGATTCAAACGCACCAAAACAGACAAACAGGATGCAAAACTGATAGCGGAGTATTGCCGGTCGGCGCAGGAAAGCGAGCTTGTAAAAAGGCAAAAGCCGACAGACGAGCAATACAGGCTTTCACGGATGACCTCAGCATATACGCAAATAAAAAGCGAATGCGCGGCAATGAAAAACCGTTATCAGGTGGCAAAAGATGAAGAAGCGGCCAAAGCATATGCAGAAATCATCAAAGCCATGAATGAACAGATTGAATTTTTAAAGGCGAAGATAAAAGAGCAGACGGAGAAGCCGAAATGCAAGCAAGGCGTGAGGCGTCTTGAAACCATACCGGGAATTGGAAGAATGACCGCAGCCGTATTGTTTCAATATCTGACATCTTTGGCGTTTGAAACATCAAACAAGTTTGCTGCATTTGCCGGATTGAGTCCGCAACAAAAAGAATCCGGGACAAGCGTAAGAGGAAAAGGCAAACTGACTAAGTTTGGCAACAGGAAATTACGCGCCGTCTTGTTTATGCCCGCCATGGTTGCATACCGCATAAGGGCATTTCCCGATTTCATCAAAAGACTGGAAGCCAAGAACAAGCCTAAAAAAGTCATCATCGCCGCATTGATGCGTAAACTCGCCGTTCTTGCGTATCACGTACACAAGAAAGGCGAAGATTACGATCCATCGCGTTACAAATCGGCGTAA